A part of Thermotoga petrophila RKU-1 genomic DNA contains:
- a CDS encoding RNA-guided endonuclease TnpB family protein has translation MLRTYKFRIYPTREQEEKLAKHFGHTRFVYNFFLNYANIIYRVMERPTYYNEWASVLVKLKKTNKYSWLNEVNSQALQQSLKDLERAFKNFFKKQAGYPKFKKKKFSRQTFRIPQHIQLYIKEDNPKYGCIFVPKFKEGIKVRLHRKLPKDGKIKQATFIKTPTNKYYAAIVFEVQDAEVQNTSTDILGIDLGIKDTITLSDGKKYKMPDLSKYERQIKRLHRRLSRKQRGSKNWEKARLCLAKLYEKIVNIKNDWLHKITHDLVSESQAGKIVVEDLNIKGMVQNHRLARHIHMQSWRRFLELLEYKAKRCGIEVIKANRYYPSSQMCSECGYINKEVKDLSVREWTCPVCGAHHDRDVNAAKNLVRYGLMLSIGREPSEFMPVDSALAAEPERGLRAITG, from the coding sequence ATGCTTCGAACCTACAAGTTCAGAATCTACCCTACGAGAGAACAAGAAGAAAAACTGGCCAAACATTTCGGTCACACCAGATTCGTGTACAACTTCTTTCTGAACTACGCCAACATCATCTACAGAGTAATGGAACGTCCTACATACTACAACGAATGGGCATCTGTTTTGGTAAAACTCAAAAAGACAAACAAATATTCATGGCTCAACGAAGTGAACTCTCAAGCGCTCCAGCAGTCGCTGAAAGATTTAGAACGCGCATTCAAAAATTTCTTCAAAAAGCAAGCTGGCTATCCAAAGTTCAAGAAAAAGAAATTCTCCCGCCAAACCTTTCGTATTCCACAGCACATTCAGCTGTATATCAAAGAAGACAATCCAAAATACGGCTGTATATTCGTTCCCAAGTTCAAAGAAGGGATAAAAGTGCGGCTTCACAGAAAGCTTCCGAAAGACGGAAAGATAAAACAAGCAACGTTCATCAAAACACCAACGAACAAATACTACGCTGCGATAGTCTTTGAAGTCCAAGATGCTGAAGTACAAAATACTTCCACCGACATTCTAGGTATAGACCTTGGAATCAAAGACACAATCACATTGAGCGATGGCAAGAAATATAAAATGCCAGACCTTTCAAAATACGAGAGACAGATCAAAAGACTTCACAGACGATTATCCAGGAAACAGAGAGGTTCAAAGAACTGGGAAAAAGCACGTTTGTGTCTTGCAAAGCTGTACGAGAAAATAGTCAACATAAAAAACGACTGGCTTCACAAGATCACACACGATCTTGTCAGCGAAAGCCAAGCTGGAAAGATCGTGGTGGAAGATCTCAACATCAAAGGTATGGTTCAAAACCACAGACTTGCCAGGCACATCCACATGCAGTCGTGGAGGAGATTCTTAGAACTTCTCGAGTACAAGGCAAAGCGCTGTGGAATCGAAGTGATAAAAGCGAACAGATACTATCCCTCAAGTCAGATGTGCAGTGAATGCGGATACATAAACAAAGAAGTCAAAGACCTGAGCGTTAGAGAATGGACGTGTCCTGTATGTGGAGCGCATCACGATAGAGACGTGAACGCTGCGAAGAATTTGGTCAGGTACGGCTTGATGCTTTCAATAGGGCGGGAACCGTCCGAGTTCATGCCTGTGGACAGTGCTCTGGCGGCGGAACCCGAAAGGGGTCTACGAGCTATCACGGGTTGA
- a CDS encoding GGDEF domain-containing protein: protein MDLDNFKKINDTYGHESGDEILKALVQTIKKNVRQSDIVVRMGGDEFLVILRGCKPEKAEEIFQKILLEFKNSHPLQPEFSYGVVPFKESLERTLREVDESMYRMKDVKKGTLK from the coding sequence GTGGATCTGGACAATTTCAAAAAGATCAACGATACCTACGGACACGAAAGCGGTGATGAGATTTTGAAGGCCCTCGTTCAAACAATAAAAAAGAATGTGAGACAGTCCGATATCGTGGTGAGAATGGGAGGAGATGAATTTCTTGTGATATTGAGAGGATGCAAACCAGAGAAAGCGGAGGAAATCTTCCAGAAGATACTGCTTGAATTCAAAAACAGCCATCCTCTCCAGCCAGAGTTTTCCTACGGTGTGGTTCCCTTCAAAGAAAGCCTCGAAAGGACACTTAGGGAAGTCGATGAATCGATGTACAGAATGAAGGATGTTAAGAAGGGGACGTTAAAATAA